In Phormidium yuhuli AB48, one genomic interval encodes:
- a CDS encoding sensor domain-containing diguanylate cyclase, which yields MTLVPSNPSVWDIFEHLCKSVCRFDADGRIIVANTGFYEAFPIQDTTGEQGHEPTLHRGLPNSTASDLIWPRIPQGDRQRFRRACQGLSPGQPEVSLTLKSPLRPGEIWQWTLRGRFYGTGEILEYQALAHPLAERPLTIPKEPHSQLSEVTIQEASHYHLLTSYAPVGIFQFNAQGKVTFVNSCWSKITGLAEDAALGHGWRQALHPLDRDRILQLTCDLSQEVTACEFRFLTPQGTVVWVLGNSVPIWDDKGTFQGSIGTILDITERKQAQHQETQLKQLSRALEQCGDNVIITNREGKIVYVNSGFERLTGYTAAEVLGIKPSILKSGFHDRRFYETLWKTIHQGKVFSAIFTNRKKSGELFAEQKTITPLRDETGQITHYISTGKDVTERQRAEARLEQVNRCFLNFSSDPMDNIGRLTALCGTLLDAKGALYQRRLGDRLDTVCTWGNISVETQEGYEACLKNRETSQSRPTCPRLEMPGDTWYETISGIWRTLVRTGDRVVGLLSLEYGQPPVQRADDCRLFGIIATAIAIEEEQHRVAEALRRQMERERALTQLSHHIHRSLELGKILPATAKAVREFLESDSVLICSLNESRTQATVVARAANFDDFSVNNFVLQGFSLRVNCLEDYQQHTPVTELQLKICHHNCELEGFGNSKTHIIAPILQGSQLWGIIMAQHCHTYHQWTESEQEFLRQVATQLGIATQQSKLYEELKVANRSLHHLATIDGLTQVANRRQFDDFLAQSWQASLEKQQPLAIILCDIDFFKPYNDTYGHQAGDDCLKRVASAISQTVMAEDSLVARYGGEEFVIVVNGANYQKILTLVHDLRRAVESLRIPHRTSKAHSWVTLSIGAARLIPRPEWTSDDLLRQADQALYQAKAAGRNCGRMTEC from the coding sequence ACGAATTATTGTTGCTAATACAGGCTTTTATGAGGCGTTTCCCATTCAGGATACGACCGGGGAACAGGGACATGAACCGACTCTCCACAGGGGACTCCCTAACTCCACGGCCTCAGATCTAATCTGGCCACGGATTCCTCAGGGCGATCGCCAACGGTTTCGCCGGGCCTGCCAGGGTCTTAGTCCTGGCCAACCCGAGGTTAGTTTAACTCTGAAGTCTCCCCTAAGACCGGGGGAAATTTGGCAATGGACTCTACGGGGCCGTTTTTACGGCACAGGGGAGATTTTAGAATACCAAGCTTTGGCTCACCCCCTTGCTGAGCGGCCATTGACCATCCCCAAGGAACCCCACTCTCAGCTCTCAGAGGTCACGATTCAGGAAGCATCCCACTACCATCTTTTAACGAGCTATGCCCCCGTCGGTATTTTTCAATTCAATGCTCAGGGAAAGGTGACCTTTGTCAACTCCTGTTGGTCAAAGATTACTGGACTCGCGGAAGATGCGGCCTTAGGCCACGGTTGGAGACAGGCTCTGCACCCCCTTGACCGCGATCGCATTCTCCAGCTCACCTGTGACCTTAGCCAAGAGGTAACTGCTTGTGAATTTCGCTTTCTCACGCCCCAAGGAACTGTTGTTTGGGTGCTTGGGAATAGTGTTCCGATTTGGGATGACAAGGGCACATTCCAAGGCTCTATCGGTACAATTTTGGATATTACTGAACGGAAACAGGCCCAACACCAAGAAACCCAATTAAAACAACTGTCAAGAGCCTTAGAGCAATGTGGCGATAATGTGATTATTACCAATCGAGAAGGTAAGATTGTTTATGTTAACTCAGGATTTGAACGGCTAACTGGCTATACGGCAGCCGAAGTTTTGGGAATCAAGCCCTCAATTTTGAAATCAGGGTTTCATGATCGAAGGTTTTACGAAACACTCTGGAAGACGATTCATCAAGGGAAGGTATTTTCTGCCATTTTTACGAATCGTAAAAAGTCTGGCGAACTGTTCGCAGAGCAGAAAACCATTACCCCTCTCCGGGATGAAACGGGTCAAATCACTCATTATATTTCGACGGGTAAGGATGTCACGGAACGCCAGCGGGCTGAAGCTCGTTTAGAACAGGTCAATCGCTGCTTTTTAAACTTTAGCAGTGACCCCATGGACAATATTGGGCGCTTAACGGCTCTATGTGGAACCTTACTTGACGCAAAGGGAGCGCTTTATCAGCGTCGTTTGGGCGATCGCCTCGATACGGTTTGCACTTGGGGGAATATCTCTGTAGAAACTCAGGAGGGCTATGAGGCCTGTCTTAAAAACCGAGAGACGTCCCAGTCCCGCCCCACCTGTCCCCGTTTAGAAATGCCAGGGGATACCTGGTACGAAACTATTTCAGGGATTTGGCGCACCCTTGTCCGTACTGGCGATCGCGTTGTGGGACTCTTGAGCCTGGAGTATGGTCAGCCCCCTGTCCAACGTGCTGATGACTGTCGCTTATTCGGAATTATTGCTACGGCGATCGCCATTGAAGAGGAACAACATCGGGTCGCGGAAGCCTTACGCCGTCAAATGGAACGGGAACGGGCCCTCACTCAGCTCAGTCATCATATTCACCGCTCTTTGGAACTCGGCAAAATTCTGCCCGCGACGGCTAAAGCAGTTCGGGAGTTTTTAGAGAGTGATTCGGTATTAATTTGCTCTCTCAATGAGAGCAGGACACAGGCAACAGTGGTGGCTAGAGCCGCAAATTTTGATGACTTCTCCGTTAATAACTTCGTCTTACAAGGGTTTTCCTTACGGGTAAACTGCTTAGAAGACTATCAGCAGCACACCCCGGTGACCGAATTACAACTTAAAATTTGTCATCACAATTGTGAACTTGAAGGTTTTGGTAACAGCAAAACTCATATCATTGCCCCTATCCTACAAGGCAGCCAGCTTTGGGGGATTATCATGGCTCAACATTGTCACACCTATCATCAGTGGACTGAGAGTGAACAGGAGTTTCTACGGCAAGTCGCCACTCAACTGGGGATTGCGACCCAGCAGTCTAAATTATACGAAGAGTTAAAGGTCGCCAATCGTAGCCTACACCACCTAGCGACCATTGATGGCTTAACTCAGGTCGCCAATCGACGACAGTTTGACGATTTTTTGGCCCAATCTTGGCAAGCATCTTTGGAAAAACAACAGCCCTTGGCTATTATTCTATGTGATATTGACTTTTTTAAGCCCTATAACGATACCTACGGTCATCAAGCTGGAGATGATTGCTTAAAACGGGTAGCCAGCGCAATTTCTCAAACCGTCATGGCTGAGGATAGTCTTGTGGCCCGTTATGGCGGAGAAGAGTTTGTAATTGTGGTTAATGGGGCCAACTATCAAAAAATCTTGACGTTAGTTCACGATCTTCGTCGGGCTGTGGAGAGTTTACGGATTCCCCACCGGACGTCCAAGGCTCATTCCTGGGTCACCCTAAGTATCGGTGCTGCCCGGCTGATCCCTAGACCCGAGTGGACATCTGACGATTTATTACGACAAGCTGACCAGGCGCTTTATCAGGCTAAAGCCGCTGGTCGTAATTGTGGGCGTATGACTGAATGTTAA